A section of the Deinococcus taeanensis genome encodes:
- a CDS encoding carboxymuconolactone decarboxylase family protein, with product MSDLPAHARTVIFGSQHDRIEERLRRLDPDLARYIREFAYDTVYDRPALDLKTKELMACALLVSLGSPPELRTHLRGAMNAGASEAEVRDALLLCVPYLGFPRVVAAFELLRVHLDSSAPASEEEAGGGLEEG from the coding sequence ATGAGTGACCTTCCTGCGCACGCCCGCACGGTGATTTTTGGCTCCCAGCATGACCGCATCGAGGAGCGCCTGCGGCGGCTGGATCCGGACCTGGCGCGGTATATCCGGGAGTTTGCGTACGACACGGTGTACGACCGGCCGGCGCTGGACCTGAAAACCAAGGAGCTGATGGCGTGTGCGCTGCTTGTGTCGCTGGGCAGCCCCCCGGAGTTGCGTACCCATCTGCGCGGCGCCATGAACGCAGGCGCGTCGGAGGCGGAGGTGCGGGACGCGTTGCTGCTGTGCGTGCCCTACCTGGGGTTCCCGCGGGTGGTGGCGGCGTTCGAGCTGCTGCGGGTGCACCTGGACAGCAGCGCACCGGCCTCCGAGGAGGAGGCCGGTGGCGGGCTGGAGGAGGGTTAG